A genomic window from Pyxicephalus adspersus chromosome 2, UCB_Pads_2.0, whole genome shotgun sequence includes:
- the WASHC1 gene encoding WASH complex subunit 1 isoform X1 — protein MALGTAAGKNTPVYPGGAAIMPQRFSMEKQAYSVPLIQPDLRREETIQQITDTLQHLQTVSNDIFNRILQRVEVNRTQLRNINDRVSLAQAKIEKIKGSKKAIKVFSSAKYPAPDRLQEYTSIFSGAEDLFSEKRPRHKIQSKHRPLDEQALQEKLKYFPVYVSSRAQEEEGAEEGLGSLPRNINSASSLLLFNTTENLYRKYVFLDPLAGVVTRTNQVAEGEDGDRLFDAPLSIINREQSERLTAENYFYVPDLGQVPEIDVPYYLPDLPGVADDLMYSADLGPGIAPSAPGGPIPELPTFSTELVEPSKIDAQDGQLLPPPPPPPPPPPPPPPPAPPSLSPPAPPPSQPVSGVPVTIGVDSENGSPAALVQGAPNEVVNPSNGRASLLESIRQAGGIGKANLRSVKEKKLEKKKMKEQEQVGATGGGGDLMSDLFNKLAMRRKGISGKGPAAGNADSPAGAFARISDTIPPMPPLQMMSGDGDEDEWES, from the exons ATGGCGCTGGGTACGGCAGCTGGTAAGAACACGCCGGTATATCCAG GAGGCGCTGCCATCATGCCTCAGAGGTTCTCTATGGAGAAGCAGGCCTACTCAGTGCCTCTAATCCAGCCTGACCTCCGGAGGGAAGAGACCATACAACAGATCACTGACACCCTGCAGCACCTACAGACTGTGTCCAATGACATCTTCAACAG GATCCTCCAGAGAGTGGAGGTGAACAGAACACAGCTCAGAAACATCAACGATCGAGTCAGCCTGGCACAAGCCAAGATAGAGAAGATCAAAGGCAGCAAAAAAGCTATTAAG GTTTTCTCCAGTGCCAAGTACCCAGCCCCTGACCGTCTTCAGGAATACACATCCATCTTTTCTGGTGCTGAGGATCTGTTTTCAGAGAAAAGGCCACGACATAAAATTCAAAGCAAGCACCGACCACTGGATGAGCAGGCTCTACAG gAGAAATTGAAGTACTTCCCAGTATATGTCAGTTCCAGGGctcaggaggaggagggggcggAAGAAGGACTGGGCAGTCTACCTCGAAATATCAACTCTGCCAGTTCTCTGCTACTCTTTAACACAACTGAGAATCT CTATAGGAAATATGTGTTTCTGGATCCTCTGGCCGGTGTGGTCACTCGCACTAACCAGGTGGCAGAGGGAGAAGATGGGGATCGGTTGTTTGATGCGCCCCTCTCTATCATTAACAGAGAACAGTCAGAGCGACTG ACAGCGGAGAATTACTTCTATGTCCCAGACCTTGGCCAAGTCCCAGAGATCGATGTCCCGTATTACCTGCCAGACCTGCCTGGAGTTGCCGATGACCTCATGTACAGTGCAGACTTGGGCCCTGGTATTGCTCCATCAGCGCCAGGAGGTCCTATTCCTGAGCTTCCGACATTCAGCACTGAGCTTGTAGAACCTTCAAAGATCG ATGCTCAAGATGGACAGCTTCTTCCACCGCcgccaccacctcctcctccacctcctccccCTCCACCACCTGCTCCACCTTCTTTGTcaccaccagcaccaccaccaAGTCAGCCGGTCAGCGGCGTCCCTGTGACCATAGGAGTGGACAGTGAAAATGGCAGCCCTG CAGCTCTGGTTCAGGGAGCACCAAATGAAGTGGTCAACCCATCGAACGGCAGGGCATCTCTGCTGGAATCCATCCGCCAGGCAGGAGGTATTGGGAAAGCCAATCTACGCAGTGTGAAGGAGAAGAAGCTGGAGAAAAAGAAGATGAAGGAGCAGGAACAAG TGGGAGCCACAGGTGGTGGAGGAGATCTCATGTCCGATCTATTTAATAAGCTGGCAATGAGGAGGAAAG
- the WASHC1 gene encoding WASH complex subunit 1 isoform X2 encodes MALGTAAGKNTPVYPGGAAIMPQRFSMEKQAYSVPLIQPDLRREETIQQITDTLQHLQTVSNDIFNRILQRVEVNRTQLRNINDRVSLAQAKIEKIKGSKKAIKVFSSAKYPAPDRLQEYTSIFSGAEDLFSEKRPRHKIQSKHRPLDEQALQEKLKYFPVYVSSRAQEEEGAEEGLGSLPRNINSASSLLLFNTTENLYRKYVFLDPLAGVVTRTNQVAEGEDGDRLFDAPLSIINREQSERLTAENYFYVPDLGQVPEIDVPYYLPDLPGVADDLMYSADLGPGIAPSAPGGPIPELPTFSTELVEPSKIDAQDGQLLPPPPPPPPPPPPPPPPAPPSLSPPAPPPSQPVSGVPVTIGVDSENGSPALVQGAPNEVVNPSNGRASLLESIRQAGGIGKANLRSVKEKKLEKKKMKEQEQVGATGGGGDLMSDLFNKLAMRRKGISGKGPAAGNADSPAGAFARISDTIPPMPPLQMMSGDGDEDEWES; translated from the exons ATGGCGCTGGGTACGGCAGCTGGTAAGAACACGCCGGTATATCCAG GAGGCGCTGCCATCATGCCTCAGAGGTTCTCTATGGAGAAGCAGGCCTACTCAGTGCCTCTAATCCAGCCTGACCTCCGGAGGGAAGAGACCATACAACAGATCACTGACACCCTGCAGCACCTACAGACTGTGTCCAATGACATCTTCAACAG GATCCTCCAGAGAGTGGAGGTGAACAGAACACAGCTCAGAAACATCAACGATCGAGTCAGCCTGGCACAAGCCAAGATAGAGAAGATCAAAGGCAGCAAAAAAGCTATTAAG GTTTTCTCCAGTGCCAAGTACCCAGCCCCTGACCGTCTTCAGGAATACACATCCATCTTTTCTGGTGCTGAGGATCTGTTTTCAGAGAAAAGGCCACGACATAAAATTCAAAGCAAGCACCGACCACTGGATGAGCAGGCTCTACAG gAGAAATTGAAGTACTTCCCAGTATATGTCAGTTCCAGGGctcaggaggaggagggggcggAAGAAGGACTGGGCAGTCTACCTCGAAATATCAACTCTGCCAGTTCTCTGCTACTCTTTAACACAACTGAGAATCT CTATAGGAAATATGTGTTTCTGGATCCTCTGGCCGGTGTGGTCACTCGCACTAACCAGGTGGCAGAGGGAGAAGATGGGGATCGGTTGTTTGATGCGCCCCTCTCTATCATTAACAGAGAACAGTCAGAGCGACTG ACAGCGGAGAATTACTTCTATGTCCCAGACCTTGGCCAAGTCCCAGAGATCGATGTCCCGTATTACCTGCCAGACCTGCCTGGAGTTGCCGATGACCTCATGTACAGTGCAGACTTGGGCCCTGGTATTGCTCCATCAGCGCCAGGAGGTCCTATTCCTGAGCTTCCGACATTCAGCACTGAGCTTGTAGAACCTTCAAAGATCG ATGCTCAAGATGGACAGCTTCTTCCACCGCcgccaccacctcctcctccacctcctccccCTCCACCACCTGCTCCACCTTCTTTGTcaccaccagcaccaccaccaAGTCAGCCGGTCAGCGGCGTCCCTGTGACCATAGGAGTGGACAGTGAAAATGGCAGCCCTG CTCTGGTTCAGGGAGCACCAAATGAAGTGGTCAACCCATCGAACGGCAGGGCATCTCTGCTGGAATCCATCCGCCAGGCAGGAGGTATTGGGAAAGCCAATCTACGCAGTGTGAAGGAGAAGAAGCTGGAGAAAAAGAAGATGAAGGAGCAGGAACAAG TGGGAGCCACAGGTGGTGGAGGAGATCTCATGTCCGATCTATTTAATAAGCTGGCAATGAGGAGGAAAG
- the WASHC1 gene encoding WASH complex subunit 1 isoform X3, translated as MPQRFSMEKQAYSVPLIQPDLRREETIQQITDTLQHLQTVSNDIFNRILQRVEVNRTQLRNINDRVSLAQAKIEKIKGSKKAIKVFSSAKYPAPDRLQEYTSIFSGAEDLFSEKRPRHKIQSKHRPLDEQALQEKLKYFPVYVSSRAQEEEGAEEGLGSLPRNINSASSLLLFNTTENLYRKYVFLDPLAGVVTRTNQVAEGEDGDRLFDAPLSIINREQSERLTAENYFYVPDLGQVPEIDVPYYLPDLPGVADDLMYSADLGPGIAPSAPGGPIPELPTFSTELVEPSKIDAQDGQLLPPPPPPPPPPPPPPPPAPPSLSPPAPPPSQPVSGVPVTIGVDSENGSPAALVQGAPNEVVNPSNGRASLLESIRQAGGIGKANLRSVKEKKLEKKKMKEQEQVGATGGGGDLMSDLFNKLAMRRKGISGKGPAAGNADSPAGAFARISDTIPPMPPLQMMSGDGDEDEWES; from the exons ATGCCTCAGAGGTTCTCTATGGAGAAGCAGGCCTACTCAGTGCCTCTAATCCAGCCTGACCTCCGGAGGGAAGAGACCATACAACAGATCACTGACACCCTGCAGCACCTACAGACTGTGTCCAATGACATCTTCAACAG GATCCTCCAGAGAGTGGAGGTGAACAGAACACAGCTCAGAAACATCAACGATCGAGTCAGCCTGGCACAAGCCAAGATAGAGAAGATCAAAGGCAGCAAAAAAGCTATTAAG GTTTTCTCCAGTGCCAAGTACCCAGCCCCTGACCGTCTTCAGGAATACACATCCATCTTTTCTGGTGCTGAGGATCTGTTTTCAGAGAAAAGGCCACGACATAAAATTCAAAGCAAGCACCGACCACTGGATGAGCAGGCTCTACAG gAGAAATTGAAGTACTTCCCAGTATATGTCAGTTCCAGGGctcaggaggaggagggggcggAAGAAGGACTGGGCAGTCTACCTCGAAATATCAACTCTGCCAGTTCTCTGCTACTCTTTAACACAACTGAGAATCT CTATAGGAAATATGTGTTTCTGGATCCTCTGGCCGGTGTGGTCACTCGCACTAACCAGGTGGCAGAGGGAGAAGATGGGGATCGGTTGTTTGATGCGCCCCTCTCTATCATTAACAGAGAACAGTCAGAGCGACTG ACAGCGGAGAATTACTTCTATGTCCCAGACCTTGGCCAAGTCCCAGAGATCGATGTCCCGTATTACCTGCCAGACCTGCCTGGAGTTGCCGATGACCTCATGTACAGTGCAGACTTGGGCCCTGGTATTGCTCCATCAGCGCCAGGAGGTCCTATTCCTGAGCTTCCGACATTCAGCACTGAGCTTGTAGAACCTTCAAAGATCG ATGCTCAAGATGGACAGCTTCTTCCACCGCcgccaccacctcctcctccacctcctccccCTCCACCACCTGCTCCACCTTCTTTGTcaccaccagcaccaccaccaAGTCAGCCGGTCAGCGGCGTCCCTGTGACCATAGGAGTGGACAGTGAAAATGGCAGCCCTG CAGCTCTGGTTCAGGGAGCACCAAATGAAGTGGTCAACCCATCGAACGGCAGGGCATCTCTGCTGGAATCCATCCGCCAGGCAGGAGGTATTGGGAAAGCCAATCTACGCAGTGTGAAGGAGAAGAAGCTGGAGAAAAAGAAGATGAAGGAGCAGGAACAAG TGGGAGCCACAGGTGGTGGAGGAGATCTCATGTCCGATCTATTTAATAAGCTGGCAATGAGGAGGAAAG